The Lucilia cuprina isolate Lc7/37 chromosome 5, ASM2204524v1, whole genome shotgun sequence genome includes a window with the following:
- the LOC111677126 gene encoding proton-coupled folate transporter isoform X2, whose amino-acid sequence MDKSMETSATATSSSCTQHTPVVTSPKDGSKCQRFKRAIFSPWYRKISVEPTMFLYMFAFMNTSVVEHDFFLQKACRVNNNFSDEICEHIKDSENAEYKKLVQITTAQFYQWESIAAHVFPIILALFLGSFSDRRGRKFPLLMGLCGKLIYSVMIVVNAKMKTWPLEMVIYTATLPSALTGSDVAIFASCFAYISDISTLRNRTMRVTILDVCYLSAMPTGVALGSYLFYNHFKRSYANMFTLNASLLVAAIIYTIFALEWQTTPKQRPLREVGCCGFLPDFFNKQHVIDSFTVLVRKRPGPRRCFLILLLISMALYTFQRDEGQYLYIYTSFKFKWDISIFSTFKTVKSSAFVLAMLLGVPLFNKVFNWRDTTIVFIGAWAHAIARLFYYFATTGTLFYVGGLVSSLGPIVAPMIRAMTSKVVPLSERGKVFALLSVCDNAVPFISGVCYSQVYRATLNDEGQGGAGVFLLTIATQMAVFLLILCIHLVLGDSPMAVPEVSEKETAIVQDAANVEASSSPQEEEQVTSRNIRKY is encoded by the exons ATGGATAAATCAATG GAAACCTCAGCCACCGCAACATCATCCTCCTGCACCCAACACACACCAGTAGTAACATCCCCAAAGGACGGCAGTAAGTGTCAGCGATTTAAAAGAGCCATATTCTCACCATGGTATCGCAAAATCTCCGTAGAACCCACTATGTTCTTATATATGTTTGCATTTATGAACACTTCTGTAGTGGAGCatgatttctttttacaaaaggCCTGCCGtgtcaataataatttttccgATGAAATCTGTGAACACATTAAGGACAGCGAAAATGCTGAATACAAAAAATTAGTTCAAATTACCACAGCACAATTCTATCAGTGGGAATCGATAGCAGCACATGTATTCCCCATAATATTGGCCCTATTTCTGGGTTCATTTTCCGATCGAAGAGGcagaaaatttcctttactaATGGGTTTGTGTGGTAAGCTAATCTATTCCGTAATGATAGTGGTAAATGCTAAAATGAAGACTTGGCCTTTGGAAATGGTTATTTATACGGCGACTTTGCCTAGTGCTTTAACGGGATCAGATGTGGCTATTTTTGCTTCTtgttttgcttatatctccgaTATTTCTACATTGAGAAATCGTACCATGAGAGTAACCATTTTAGATGTCTGTTATTTAAGTGCCATGCCTACGGGTGTAGCCTTGGgttcatatttgttttacaatCATTTTAAACGTTCCTATGCCAATATGTTTACCTTGAATGCTTCTCTATTGGTGGCGGCAATTATTTATACGATATTTGCTTTAGAG TGGCAAACTACTCCTAAGCAAAGACCTTTACGTGAAGTGGGCTGTTGTGGCTTTTTACCcgatttctttaataaacaacATGTCATTGATTCGTTTACGGTTTTAGTGAGAAAACGTCCTGGTCCTCGTCGCTGTTTTCTTATACTTTTATTGATTTCCATGGCCTTGTATACGTTCCAAAGAGATGAGGgtcaatatttgtatatttatactaGTTTCAAATTCAAATGGGATATAAGTATTTTCAGTACTTTTAAGACTGTCAAATCATCGGCTTTTGTATTGGCCATGTTATTAGGTGTGCCCTTATTTAATAAGGTTTTTAATTGGAGGGATACG ACCATTGTCTTCATTGGAGCTTGGGCTCATGCTATTGCTCGTCTTTTTTATTACTTTGCCACCACCGGTACCCTATTCTATGTGGGTGGTCTGGTAAGCAGTTTGGGTCCCATTGTTGCGCCCATGATTCGTGCTATGACCTCAAAAGTAGTGCCACTATCGGAAAGAGGCAAAGTTTTTGCTTTACTCTCTGTATGTGATAATGCCGTGCCCTTTATAAGTGGCGTCTGTTACTCTCAAGTCTATAGGGCAACATTAAACGATGAGGGCCAGGGTGGTGCGGGTGTATTTCTCTTGACCATTGCCACCCAAATGGCAGTGTTTCTATTGATACT cTGCATCCATTTGGTTTTGGGCGATAGTCCCATGGCTGTGCCAGAGGTTAGCGAAAAAGAAACTGCCATTGTTCAGGATGCTGCTAATGTAGAAGCTAGTAGTTCACCACAGGAGGAGGAGCAGGTTACTTCACGTAATATTAGGAAATATtag
- the LOC111677126 gene encoding proton-coupled folate transporter isoform X1: protein MDPLLRRETSATATSSSCTQHTPVVTSPKDGSKCQRFKRAIFSPWYRKISVEPTMFLYMFAFMNTSVVEHDFFLQKACRVNNNFSDEICEHIKDSENAEYKKLVQITTAQFYQWESIAAHVFPIILALFLGSFSDRRGRKFPLLMGLCGKLIYSVMIVVNAKMKTWPLEMVIYTATLPSALTGSDVAIFASCFAYISDISTLRNRTMRVTILDVCYLSAMPTGVALGSYLFYNHFKRSYANMFTLNASLLVAAIIYTIFALEWQTTPKQRPLREVGCCGFLPDFFNKQHVIDSFTVLVRKRPGPRRCFLILLLISMALYTFQRDEGQYLYIYTSFKFKWDISIFSTFKTVKSSAFVLAMLLGVPLFNKVFNWRDTTIVFIGAWAHAIARLFYYFATTGTLFYVGGLVSSLGPIVAPMIRAMTSKVVPLSERGKVFALLSVCDNAVPFISGVCYSQVYRATLNDEGQGGAGVFLLTIATQMAVFLLILCIHLVLGDSPMAVPEVSEKETAIVQDAANVEASSSPQEEEQVTSRNIRKY from the exons ATGGATCCACTGTTAAGAAGA GAAACCTCAGCCACCGCAACATCATCCTCCTGCACCCAACACACACCAGTAGTAACATCCCCAAAGGACGGCAGTAAGTGTCAGCGATTTAAAAGAGCCATATTCTCACCATGGTATCGCAAAATCTCCGTAGAACCCACTATGTTCTTATATATGTTTGCATTTATGAACACTTCTGTAGTGGAGCatgatttctttttacaaaaggCCTGCCGtgtcaataataatttttccgATGAAATCTGTGAACACATTAAGGACAGCGAAAATGCTGAATACAAAAAATTAGTTCAAATTACCACAGCACAATTCTATCAGTGGGAATCGATAGCAGCACATGTATTCCCCATAATATTGGCCCTATTTCTGGGTTCATTTTCCGATCGAAGAGGcagaaaatttcctttactaATGGGTTTGTGTGGTAAGCTAATCTATTCCGTAATGATAGTGGTAAATGCTAAAATGAAGACTTGGCCTTTGGAAATGGTTATTTATACGGCGACTTTGCCTAGTGCTTTAACGGGATCAGATGTGGCTATTTTTGCTTCTtgttttgcttatatctccgaTATTTCTACATTGAGAAATCGTACCATGAGAGTAACCATTTTAGATGTCTGTTATTTAAGTGCCATGCCTACGGGTGTAGCCTTGGgttcatatttgttttacaatCATTTTAAACGTTCCTATGCCAATATGTTTACCTTGAATGCTTCTCTATTGGTGGCGGCAATTATTTATACGATATTTGCTTTAGAG TGGCAAACTACTCCTAAGCAAAGACCTTTACGTGAAGTGGGCTGTTGTGGCTTTTTACCcgatttctttaataaacaacATGTCATTGATTCGTTTACGGTTTTAGTGAGAAAACGTCCTGGTCCTCGTCGCTGTTTTCTTATACTTTTATTGATTTCCATGGCCTTGTATACGTTCCAAAGAGATGAGGgtcaatatttgtatatttatactaGTTTCAAATTCAAATGGGATATAAGTATTTTCAGTACTTTTAAGACTGTCAAATCATCGGCTTTTGTATTGGCCATGTTATTAGGTGTGCCCTTATTTAATAAGGTTTTTAATTGGAGGGATACG ACCATTGTCTTCATTGGAGCTTGGGCTCATGCTATTGCTCGTCTTTTTTATTACTTTGCCACCACCGGTACCCTATTCTATGTGGGTGGTCTGGTAAGCAGTTTGGGTCCCATTGTTGCGCCCATGATTCGTGCTATGACCTCAAAAGTAGTGCCACTATCGGAAAGAGGCAAAGTTTTTGCTTTACTCTCTGTATGTGATAATGCCGTGCCCTTTATAAGTGGCGTCTGTTACTCTCAAGTCTATAGGGCAACATTAAACGATGAGGGCCAGGGTGGTGCGGGTGTATTTCTCTTGACCATTGCCACCCAAATGGCAGTGTTTCTATTGATACT cTGCATCCATTTGGTTTTGGGCGATAGTCCCATGGCTGTGCCAGAGGTTAGCGAAAAAGAAACTGCCATTGTTCAGGATGCTGCTAATGTAGAAGCTAGTAGTTCACCACAGGAGGAGGAGCAGGTTACTTCACGTAATATTAGGAAATATtag